Proteins encoded in a region of the Meiothermus sp. QL-1 genome:
- the pilM gene encoding type IV pilus assembly protein PilM, with protein sequence MRDFFSGLLRPRVEALGLEIGTANLKMVELSGTPPSLKSLSIRPTPPGAIQEGSIIEPAVLADSLKEMLAEMRTRKRYVVTATSNLAVITRTLQVPKMPPKQLEEAVRWEAERYIPFPIDEVVLDYAPLDPLESVPDGEQIDVVVGAARQETVASLVETLKTAGLEPVVIDVKPFAGLRTLEARLRATDREPITLFLEIGAESSALVLTRGERLLLNRVLNLSGKDFTETIAKAFNLDAMAAEEAKKNYGLATIPTEDEDLLLDFDAERERFNPARMYDAVRPVLVELTTELRRSLEFFRVQVGDLGVDQGFVAGGGSKLRSLVPLLADTLGIPLEVADPWQGIQIDKSRFDLEYLRSLAPEFTVPVGLALRGVNPLD encoded by the coding sequence GTGCGTGACTTTTTCAGCGGATTGCTGAGGCCCAGGGTAGAGGCGCTGGGCCTTGAGATAGGCACGGCCAACCTGAAGATGGTCGAGCTCTCGGGGACCCCTCCCAGCCTGAAGAGTCTAAGCATAAGGCCCACCCCACCCGGCGCCATTCAGGAAGGCTCCATCATCGAGCCTGCGGTCCTGGCCGATTCGCTCAAGGAAATGCTGGCCGAGATGCGTACCCGCAAACGGTACGTGGTCACCGCCACCAGCAACCTAGCCGTCATCACCCGCACCCTACAGGTGCCCAAGATGCCCCCCAAGCAGCTGGAGGAGGCTGTGCGCTGGGAGGCCGAGCGCTACATTCCTTTTCCCATTGACGAGGTGGTGCTGGACTACGCCCCTCTGGACCCCCTGGAGTCTGTGCCCGACGGCGAGCAAATAGATGTGGTGGTGGGGGCAGCCCGCCAGGAAACCGTCGCCAGCCTGGTGGAAACCCTCAAGACCGCTGGGCTCGAGCCGGTAGTCATCGATGTAAAGCCTTTCGCCGGCCTGCGCACTTTGGAGGCCCGCCTGCGGGCTACCGACCGGGAGCCCATCACCCTATTCTTGGAGATCGGGGCTGAATCCTCGGCCCTGGTCCTCACCCGAGGGGAGCGGCTGCTTTTGAACCGGGTCCTTAACCTGTCGGGCAAGGACTTCACCGAGACCATCGCCAAGGCCTTCAACCTGGACGCCATGGCCGCTGAGGAGGCCAAGAAGAACTACGGCCTGGCTACCATCCCCACCGAGGACGAAGACCTGCTTTTGGACTTCGACGCCGAACGCGAGCGCTTCAATCCGGCCCGCATGTACGATGCGGTCCGCCCGGTACTGGTCGAGCTCACCACCGAGCTGCGGCGAAGCCTGGAGTTCTTCCGGGTGCAGGTGGGCGACCTGGGGGTGGACCAGGGCTTTGTAGCAGGAGGGGGCAGCAAGCTGCGCAGCTTGGTTCCGCTCCTGGCCGACACCCTGGGCATCCCCTTGGAGGTCGCCGACCCCTGGCAGGGCATCCAGATCGACAAAAGCCGGTTTGACCTGGAATACCTGCGCAGCCTCGCGCCGGAGTTCACGGTGCCAGTAGGGCTGGCGCTACGGGGGGTGAACCCGCTTGATTAA
- a CDS encoding flagellar protein FliT gives MIKLNLLPKNLRRRVEPGWWRLAAIAVVLAALGTAGFLHYSTLSRIQALENQRDQLQVEVDVLRPFIAEQNRLNQQQRELEQLLSVRNRLQERFVPWSENLALVINQIPREGRRFGVALRSIGTKALTPQEVQSNVQNGVYDGKPVNIEFSLQGEAIGQSALIRFIEAFENSPRFGINFQNASLDQQRQLYTFGATVGLVSQPPATASNTTGGEGSGSPSR, from the coding sequence TTGATTAAGCTCAACCTTCTTCCCAAAAACCTGCGCCGGCGGGTGGAGCCAGGCTGGTGGCGCCTGGCCGCTATAGCGGTGGTGCTGGCCGCGCTGGGCACGGCAGGCTTCCTGCACTACTCCACCCTGTCCCGCATCCAGGCGCTGGAAAACCAGCGGGACCAGCTTCAGGTAGAAGTGGATGTGCTGCGGCCCTTCATCGCGGAACAAAACCGGCTCAACCAGCAGCAGCGGGAACTAGAGCAGCTACTCTCGGTGCGCAATCGCCTCCAGGAGCGCTTTGTGCCTTGGTCTGAGAACCTGGCTTTGGTCATCAACCAGATTCCCCGCGAAGGCCGCCGCTTTGGCGTGGCCCTGCGCAGCATCGGGACCAAGGCCCTCACCCCGCAGGAGGTCCAAAGCAACGTGCAAAACGGGGTATACGACGGCAAGCCGGTGAACATAGAGTTCAGCTTGCAAGGAGAGGCCATCGGGCAAAGCGCCCTGATCCGGTTCATAGAGGCCTTCGAGAACTCCCCCCGCTTCGGCATCAACTTCCAAAACGCAAGTCTGGACCAGCAGCGCCAGCTCTACACCTTTGGGGCCACCGTGGGCCTGGTCAGCCAGCCCCCGGCCACCGCCAGCAACACAACAGGAGGTGAAGGCAGTGGTAGCCCTTCTCGCTAG
- a CDS encoding type 4a pilus biogenesis protein PilO, whose amino-acid sequence MGQREWAIVAMLAALLLGLMWHFLVTQPLQGRIPQLQAEIDRLTIERDRGRAAQRALPQLRETIARLEAERQQFLRELPPTEQLGRVLAGLAQTARESGVVLRSLNRSPGDNQGVANVRATNLALQVESPFPELYVFLRNLEAFQRFAVISGLNLTLAGAGNAPSDPTNPTISTSLTMTVYTYTGTGQQSGPPPQGQPGGGP is encoded by the coding sequence ATGGGCCAGCGCGAGTGGGCCATTGTGGCCATGTTAGCTGCCCTGCTGCTCGGGCTCATGTGGCACTTCCTGGTCACCCAACCCCTGCAAGGCCGCATTCCCCAGCTCCAGGCCGAGATCGACCGGCTCACCATCGAGCGCGACCGGGGGCGCGCTGCCCAGCGGGCCCTGCCCCAGCTACGGGAGACCATCGCCCGCTTGGAGGCTGAAAGGCAGCAGTTCCTGCGCGAGCTGCCCCCCACCGAGCAGCTTGGCCGGGTCCTGGCTGGGCTGGCCCAAACGGCCCGCGAAAGCGGGGTGGTGCTGCGTAGCCTGAACCGAAGCCCAGGGGACAACCAGGGGGTGGCCAACGTGCGGGCCACCAACCTGGCGCTGCAGGTCGAGTCCCCCTTCCCTGAGCTGTACGTGTTTCTGCGCAACCTCGAGGCCTTCCAGCGCTTCGCCGTCATCTCGGGGCTGAACCTGACCTTGGCCGGTGCTGGCAACGCCCCTTCCGACCCCACCAACCCCACCATCAGCACCAGCCTGACGATGACGGTCTACACCTACACGGGCACGGGTCAGCAGAGCGGACCGCCCCCCCAGGGCCAGCCGGGAGGTGGGCCTTGA